One region of Quercus lobata isolate SW786 chromosome 2, ValleyOak3.0 Primary Assembly, whole genome shotgun sequence genomic DNA includes:
- the LOC115975963 gene encoding THO complex subunit 4D-like codes for MATALDMSLDDLIKNRGSRERVRGRGRVRRGRGPGRAPGGGRMPGAFRRGPLAVNPRPSPYNIAKSVRRTRNFPWQHDLFEESLRAAGIPGIEIGTKLYVSNLDSGVTNEDIRELFAEIGDLKRYAVHYDKNGRQSGSAEVVYTRRSDAFAALKRYNNVLLDGRPMRIEIVGANSDVPVSARVNVTGVNGRRKRTVVMTPRLGPIEGSAAVKRGSGQSRRGGARGGRARGRGRGRGQGQGQGRGRGQVQGQGQGRGREKNQAVEMSVDELNDDLDNYHAGAKHI; via the exons ATGGCTACTGCATTGGATATGTCACTTGATgatcttattaaaaatagagGTTCCCGTGAGAGAGTTAGAGGGCGAGGTAGAGTTCGCCGTGGCCGTGGACCAGGCAGGGCCCCTGGTGGTGGAAGAATGCCTGGGGCATTTCGTAGAGGTCCTCTTGCAGTGAATCCTCGGCCATCACCATACAACATTGCTAAG TCTGTCCGCAGAACCAGGAATTTCCCATGGCAGCATGATTTATTTGAAGAGAGCCTTAGAGCTGCAGGGATACCAGGGATAGAAATTGGCACAAAGTTATATGTTTCCAACTTGGATTCTGGAGTGACTAATGAAGATATAAGG GAACTCTTTGCTGAGATTGGGGACCTGAAAAGATATGCAGTTCATTATGACAAAAATGGTCGCCAAAGT GGTTCAGCTGAAGTTGTGTATACCAGAAGAAGTGATGCCTTTGCGGCTCTTAAGCGGTATAATAATGTTCTCTTGGATGGAAGGCCCATGAGGATTGAAATTGTTGGTGCCAATTCAGATGTGCCTGTTTCAGCTCGAGTGAATGTTACTGGAGTAAATGGAAGGAGGAAGAGGACAGTTGTTATGAC GCCTAGGTTGGGTCCAATTGAAGGCTCTGCTGCAGTTAAGCGTGGCTCTGG TCAAAGCCGACGTGGGGGTGCAAGGGGTGGCCGTGCACGGGGTCGGGGTCGGGGCCGAGGTCAAGGTCAAGGTCAAGGACGAGGTAGGGGCCAGGTCCAGGGCCAGGGCCAGGGTCGGGGTCGTGAAAAGAATCAAGCAGTTGAGATGTCTGTGGATGAACTTAATGATGACCTGGATAACTATCATGCTGGAGCTAAGCACATTTGA
- the LOC115975964 gene encoding uncharacterized protein LOC115975964 has translation MSFSCGLECVVLIGCSRWAWKRCTYIGSDDSATWPTATPDEFDPIPRICRIILAVYESDLRNPQWAPSGGYRLNPDWVIKRVTYEQTQGQAPPYLIYCDQEHRQIVLAIRGLNLVKESDYKTLLDNRLGKQMFDGGYVHHGLLKSAVWLLNEESETLKRLWVENGSEYEMVFAGHSLGSGVAALLTVIVVNHRDRLGGVPREMIRCYSVAPARCMSLNLAVKYADVIYSVVLQDDFLPRTPTPLEDIFKSVFCLPCLLFLVCLRDTFIPENKKLGDPRRLYAPGRMYHIVERKFCRCGRFPPEVRTAIPVDGRFEHIVLSCNATSDHGIVWIEREAEKALQRMRESSSETLTTPPKVQKLERLQTIEIEHKNALERAVSLNIPHAVINPEEVPSHENGPEPSESHSEDALETKSVPISGTSNWDEVVEKLFNKDESGELHLKSEAKALK, from the exons ATGTCGTTCTCGTGTGGGCTAGAGTGCGTGGTGTTAATTGGTTGTTCGCGGTGGGCGTGGAAGCGGTGCACATACATAGGCTCGGACGACAGCGCCACGTGGCCGACAGCAACGCCCGACGAGTTCGACCCCATCCCACGTATCTGTCGCATAATCCTCGCCGTCTACGAATCGGACCTCCGAAACCCGCAGTGGGCGCCCTCGGGCGGCTACAGGCTCAACCCGGACTGGGTCATCAAGCGGGTCACCTACGAGCAAACCCAGGGCCAGGCGCCGCCGTACCTGATCTACTGCGATCAAGAGCACCGCCAAATCGTGCTGGCGATTCGCGGCCTCAACTTGGTGAAGGAGAGCGATTACAAGACCCTCTTGGATAATCGGCTGGGGAAGCAAATGTTTGACGGCGGCTACGTACACCACGGCCTTTTGAAGTCGGCGGTGTGGCTGTTGAATGAGGAGTCGGAGACTTTGAAGCGGCTTTGGGTGGAGAATGGGTCGGAGTATGAGATGGTTTTTGCGGGCCACTCGCTCGGGTCAGGTGTGGCGGCGCTGTTGACGGTGATCGTCGTCAACCACCGGGACAGGTTGGGTGGGGTTCCGAGGGAGATGATACGGTGCTATTCGGTGGCGCCGGCGAGGTGTATGTCTCTCAATTTGGCCGTCAAGTACGCTGATGTCATTTACTCTGTTGTCTTGCAG GATGATTTCTTACCGAGAACACCCACCCCCTTGGAAGATATATTCAAGTCAGTCTTTTG CTTGCCGTGTTTGTTATTTCTGGTTTGCTTGAGGGATACCTTCATAccagaaaataaaaagcttgGGGATCCAAGAAGACTTTACGCACCTGGAAGAATGTATCATATtgtagagagaaaattttgcaG ATGTGGGAGGTTTCCTCCAGAGGTCAGAACGGCAATTCCTGTTGATGGGAGATTTGAACATATTGTCTTGTCATGTAATGCAACATCAGATCATGGAATTGTTTGGATAGAAAGGGAAGCAGAAAAGGCGCTACAA AGAATGAGGGAAAGCAGTTCTGAGACCCTAACAACTCCTCCGAAGGTACAGAAACTCGAGAGGCTGCAGACTATTGAAATAGAACACAAAAATGCACTGGAAAGAGCTGTCAGTTTGAATATACCCCATGCTGTGATCAACCCTGAGGAGGTACCCTCTCATGAGAACGGACCAGAGCCTTCAGAGAGTCATAGTGAGGATGCCTTGGAAACAAAGTCAGTGCCCATCAGTGGAACAAGTAACTGGGATGAAGTGGTTGAAAAGCTTTTCAACAAGGATGAGTCAGGAGAACTACATCTAAAGAGCGAAGCAAAAGCTCTAAAATAA
- the LOC115975965 gene encoding F-box protein At3g56470-like: MDRAMMVRRLKHLGGFEGNRKEFRPWSDLPVDVLNIIAERLDFIEQLYFRLVCKNWRQSQVVPLYKNLPWLMEHSWTYDDKNVNSVCRFHLPTDNRSHDTCNKLRREELNDLHGAVICASRFGWLLLQKSTLSFFYNPYSKSIIKLPDLDIGFNRSTFSSVPTSPDCVCFAIQSSKNSSKMLLSTCQPGDRKWSSTVKFVGPKKAVEDVVYSNGTFYCVFSEGALGAFCVADSDWSLLTDVDLIPGEMFSSRAHMVESNGQLWLVCPSGSKCFKVFKFDWLEKTWDRTHALGCQALFLACTSFSVSAEGETSGFAERIYYHRDTYSSYYSLETKQSYKCTFYPRVNKHGPERIWIQPPKI; the protein is encoded by the coding sequence ATGGATAGGGCAATGATGGTGAGGAGACTAAAGCACCTAGGTGGTTTTGAGGGAAACAGAAAAGAATTTAGACCGTGGTCTGATCTTCCAGTTGATGTTTTGAATATAATTGCTGAACGACTTGATTTTATTGAACAATTATACTTTCGTCTCGTTTGTAAGAATTGGCGACAATCTCAGGTTGTTCCACTTTATAAGAATCTTCCATGGCTTATGGAACACAGTTGGACTTATGATGACAAAAATGTCAACAGTGTATGTAGGTTTCACCTTCCAACTGACAACCGAAGTCATGACACTTGCAACAAACTTCGGAGAGAAGAGTTGAATGATTTACATGGTGCAGTCATATGTGCTTCAAGATTTGGTTGGTTGCTTTTACAGAAATCTACGTTGTCATTCTTCTACAATCCTTATAGCAAGAGTATAATCAAACTACCTGATCTTGATATTGGCTTCAATCGAAGTACGTTTTCCTCAGTTCCAACTTCTCCTGATTGTGTTTGCTTTGCAATACAAAGTTCCAAAAACAGTAGCAAAATGTTGCTAAGCACATGTCAACCGGGTGATCGCAAATGGAGCAGCACAGTCAAATTTGTTGGTCCCAAAAAGGCAGTTGAGGATGTGGTTTACAGTAATGGAACTTTTTACTGTGTTTTTAGTGAAGGAGCTTTGGGGGCCTTTTGTGTTGCAGACAGTGACTGGAGCTTGCTCACAGATGTGGATTTGATTCCTGGGGAAATGTTTTCATCAAGGGCTCATATGGTAGAGTCTAATGGTCAGCTCTGGTTAGTGTGTCCTTCTGGTTCTAAGTGCtttaaagttttcaaatttgattggtTAGAAAAGACTTGGGATAGGACGCATGCATTGGGATGTCAAGCATTATTTCTCGCCTGTACCTCATTCTCAGTTTCAGCAGAAGGAGAAACTTCGGGTTTTGCAGAGAGGATTTATTATCACCGTGATACTTACAGTTCCTATTACTCATTGGAGACTAAGCAAAGTTATAAATGTACGTTTTATCCACGGGTTAATAAACATGGGCCTGAAAGAATTTGGATTCAACCTCCTAAGATATAG